In one window of Brassica rapa cultivar Chiifu-401-42 chromosome A07, CAAS_Brap_v3.01, whole genome shotgun sequence DNA:
- the LOC103830808 gene encoding protein NRT1/ PTR FAMILY 5.11, translating into MAISTDAAAAELGNTAVRSSSGGWKSARLIIFVEMAERFAYFGVSSNLITYLTGPLGQPTAAAAANVNVWIGTMAFLPLLWAFVADGCLGRFRTIIISSSLYILGLGSLSFSAMIPSHSEDSDQLKVTLFFCSLFLIAIGQSGYKPCAKVFGADQFDSNDLKERKAKSSYFNWLMFGSCISITTTRLVSTYIQENVSWSLGFGIQCVSMLLALLLFLLGTTSYRFTVEREGKKNPFARIGRVFMEAIKNRRQHNSDIANSNETLLLLAKQSSEKFRFLDRAAISCELAEIEEAKSVLRLVPIWITCLVYAIVYAQSPTFFTKQGSKMDRSISPGLLVPAAALQCFINISVIVFIPVYDCLFVPITRSFTHIPSGITMLQRIGTGIFLSVIAMVVAALVETKRLQTARDDLTIAMSVWWLVPQYVLYGVADGFTMAGLQEFFYDQVPTELRSVGMAMNLSIYGAGNFLSSFMISVIDRATSQSGQTSWFDNDLNKAHLDYFYWLLASLSFIGLAFYMWFAKSYVYNRSNT; encoded by the exons ATGGCTATCTCCACCGACGCTGCCGCGGCTGAGCTCGGAAACACAGCCGTCAGATCCTCCTCCGGTGGATGGAAGTCGGCGAGGCTCATCATTT TTGTGGAAATGGCCGAGCGTTTTGCCTATTTCGGGGTATCGTCAAACCTGATAACGTACTTGACAGGACCATTGGGTCAGCCAACAGCTGCAGCTGCAGCGAATGTGAACGTTTGGATTGGCACAATGGCGTTTCTTCCACTTCTCTGGGCGTTTGTAGCTGACGGGTGTCTTGGTCGTTTCCGTACTATCATCATATCGTCTTCTCTCTACATCTTG ggACTCGGGTCGCTGTCGTTTTCAGCCATGATTCCTTCTCACTCCGAAGATTCGGACCAGCTCAAAGTGACTCTGTTCTTCTGTTCTCTGTTTCTTATCGCAATAGGACAAAGCGGTTACAAACCGTGTGCTAAGGTTTTTGGAGCTGATCAGTTCGATAGTAATGATCTAAAAGAGAGAAAGGCCAAGAGTTCTTACTTCAACTGGTTGATGTTTGGAAGCTGTATCAGCATAACAACCACTCGCTTGGTCTCTACCTACATTCAAGAGAACGTAAGCTGGTCCTTAGGGTTTGGTATTCAATGTGTTTCCATGTTGCTTGCTCTGCTTCTCTTCCTCCTTGGAACTACCTCTTACCGCTTTACTGTTGAAAGAGAAGGAAAGAAAAACCCTTTTGCTAGAATTGGTCGTGTTTTTATGGAGGCAATTAAGAACAGAAGACAACACAATTCAGATATAGCTAATTCAAACGAGACCCTCCTTCTCCTGGCAAAACAGAGCTCTGAGAAATTCAG ATTCCTCGACAGAGCAGCCATTTCATGTGAATTGGCTGAAATTGAAGAAGCGAAATCAGTACTTAGACTTGTTCCCATATGGATTACTTGCCTAGTCTACGCCATTGTGTATGCACAGTCTCCTACTTTTTTCACGAAGCAAGGATCCAAAATGGACAGGTCAATCTCACCAGGACTCTTAGTCCCCGCAGCTGCACTCCAGTGTTTCATAAACATATCAGTTATAGTCTTCATCCCAGTCTACGACTGTCTATTTGTCCCAATCACAAGATCATTCACGCATATCCCATCAGGAATCACAATGCTTCAAAGGATTGGCACAGGAATTTTCCTCTCCGTTATTGCTATGGTTGTAGCCGCCTTGGTTGAGACCAAAAGGCTACAAACTGCTAGGGATGACCTCACCATAGCAATGAGTGTGTGGTGGTTGGTTCCGCAGTACGTTCTCTATGGAGTCGCGGACGGGTTCACAATGGCGGGTTTACAAGAGTTCTTCTATGATCAAGTCCCTACTGAGCTTAGGAGCGTTGGCATGGCTATGAACCTAAGCATATACGGGGCTGGAAACTTCCTAAGTAGCTTCATGATTTCTGTCATCGATAGAGCCACGAGCCAGTCTGGTCAAACGAGCTGGTTCGATAATGACCTGAACAAAGCTCATCTAGATTACTTCTACTGGCTACTGGCTTCTCTCAGCTTCATTGGTTTAGCTTTCTACATGTGGTTCGCCAAGTCGTATGTCTACAACAGATCAAACACCTAG